The following proteins are co-located in the Chitinispirillum alkaliphilum genome:
- a CDS encoding GTP-binding protein EngB yields MSKEELKRTPKAVFVCSSAHFKDMPESDDLEYAIVGRSNVGKSSFINHVLESGSIARTSKKPGKTTLANFYRLEDNTVWVDLPGYGYARAPIKEKQRWSRLIGDYCSKRKNLVGLIWLLDIRHPGNKVDCEAWNWLYELDIPVFPVLTKSDKLSKSNEMKSVAEYKRKFGFTVEPVRYSVMKHSSRENFWDNFRRWRESVTAGSGDA; encoded by the coding sequence ATGAGTAAAGAAGAGCTTAAAAGAACCCCCAAGGCAGTGTTTGTTTGTTCATCGGCACATTTTAAAGATATGCCCGAGTCCGATGATCTGGAGTATGCCATTGTAGGCCGCTCCAATGTCGGAAAATCCTCCTTTATTAACCACGTTCTGGAATCAGGGTCAATAGCCCGCACCTCCAAAAAACCGGGTAAAACAACTCTTGCAAATTTTTACCGGCTCGAGGACAACACGGTATGGGTGGATTTGCCAGGGTACGGGTATGCCCGCGCACCGATTAAAGAGAAGCAGCGCTGGAGTCGGCTTATTGGGGATTACTGCAGTAAGCGGAAAAATCTCGTGGGGCTGATCTGGCTTCTGGACATAAGACACCCGGGCAATAAGGTGGATTGTGAAGCGTGGAATTGGCTGTATGAGTTGGATATTCCGGTATTTCCGGTGCTCACCAAAAGTGACAAACTCTCCAAAAGCAACGAGATGAAAAGTGTCGCTGAATATAAGAGAAAGTTTGGATTCACTGTCGAACCAGTCCGTTACTCTGTTATGAAACACTCCTCAAGGGAAAACTTCTGGGATAACTTCCGCAGATGGAGAGAGAGTGTTACTGCCGGGAGTGGGGATGCTTAG
- a CDS encoding ABC transporter permease protein, with amino-acid sequence MLSRLVAFINYLGKSGMEMVDDVVGMAGLLFDTLCAAAGTAKNLNASFSNQMSRQILYTGVEAFWLVGIIAFLAGNTIILQAMNNMPLFGVTEYFGNILVIAVVRELGPFFTALVVIGRSGAALAAHIGNMRVSREIAALEVMGVDPVNYLVFPGLVGMIGSMICLNIYFDLIAIIGGLVVAKVTVDVPFLLFMGKVLEALTTVDVLVSLGKSVVFGTIIAIVSCHYGFKVKNIRGVPQASIRAVVTSMTLIIVLNILVTIGYYAY; translated from the coding sequence ATGCTTAGCCGTTTGGTGGCTTTTATTAACTATCTTGGCAAGTCCGGCATGGAGATGGTTGATGATGTTGTTGGTATGGCAGGCTTGCTTTTTGATACTCTGTGTGCTGCAGCAGGAACCGCGAAAAATCTCAATGCCTCATTTTCGAATCAGATGTCCAGGCAAATCCTCTACACCGGTGTTGAGGCGTTTTGGCTTGTGGGAATAATTGCCTTTTTAGCCGGAAACACTATAATACTTCAGGCGATGAACAACATGCCGCTGTTTGGTGTAACTGAATACTTCGGTAATATTCTGGTTATTGCGGTGGTAAGGGAGTTGGGGCCTTTTTTTACGGCGCTGGTTGTTATCGGAAGATCGGGAGCCGCATTGGCTGCTCATATTGGAAACATGCGGGTCTCAAGGGAGATCGCTGCCCTTGAGGTGATGGGGGTGGATCCGGTTAACTATTTGGTTTTCCCGGGACTTGTGGGTATGATTGGGTCCATGATTTGTCTTAACATTTACTTCGATCTCATTGCCATAATCGGGGGATTGGTTGTGGCGAAAGTGACCGTGGATGTGCCGTTTTTGTTATTCATGGGAAAAGTGCTGGAAGCGCTGACCACTGTCGATGTCCTTGTTTCACTGGGTAAAAGCGTTGTGTTCGGTACCATAATTGCCATAGTGAGCTGTCACTATGGGTTTAAGGTTAAAAATATTCGGGGAGTGCCTCAGGCTTCGATCAGGGCCGTAGTCACTTCCATGACTCTGATTATTGTCCTGAACATACTCGTTACCATTGGTTATTATGCCTATTGA